In one window of Desulfurella amilsii DNA:
- a CDS encoding prepilin-type N-terminal cleavage/methylation domain-containing protein has product MVRKVRAFTLLEVIITIAILAIALAIAIPNFNKYMKSFQITSQFNRIEADLDYAKTYAFTRKVKVNVIISQYSCTIVDTTNNKTIKGPIALKYACYTNPQNAVVIFYPLGYPTPASIYTTQANNPNCTSVSFTKIISGVYNGTSCTQ; this is encoded by the coding sequence ATGGTTAGAAAAGTAAGGGCGTTTACTTTATTAGAAGTGATTATTACGATAGCTATCTTGGCTATAGCCTTAGCGATTGCTATACCAAATTTTAATAAATACATGAAAAGCTTTCAGATCACAAGCCAATTTAATCGCATTGAAGCAGACCTTGATTATGCAAAAACTTACGCTTTTACAAGAAAAGTTAAGGTAAATGTGATAATCTCACAATATAGTTGCACTATAGTAGATACTACAAACAATAAAACGATAAAGGGTCCTATTGCTTTAAAATACGCTTGTTATACAAACCCTCAAAACGCTGTTGTTATATTTTATCCATTAGGCTACCCTACGCCTGCAAGCATATATACTACACAGGCAAACAATCCCAATTGTACAAGTGTTTCTTTTACAAAGATAATTTCTGGAGTATACAATGGCACAAGTTGCACGCAGTAA
- a CDS encoding type IV pilus modification PilV family protein has translation MAQVARSNSGFSLIEAIIALFIIIVALVGLLGALNLSMNVEVQNEVRNALLNIIGQQRNAIESNISLCDNYVSPTTINITNSTIQKYIPNYTIQTTKQDQGSNTICTADFSWAYKGKQEHTTRIIVVRNQ, from the coding sequence ATGGCACAAGTTGCACGCAGTAATAGTGGTTTTTCTTTAATAGAAGCAATTATTGCTTTATTTATAATAATTGTCGCCTTAGTTGGCCTTTTGGGCGCTTTAAACTTAAGTATGAATGTAGAAGTACAAAATGAAGTAAGGAACGCTTTACTCAACATCATTGGTCAACAAAGAAATGCTATAGAATCTAACATCTCACTATGTGACAATTATGTTTCACCCACAACAATCAATATAACAAACTCTACTATACAAAAATATATTCCAAATTACACAATTCAAACTACAAAACAAGATCAGGGTTCAAATACTATTTGTACTGCAGATTTTAGCTGGGCATATAAAGGAAAACAGGAGCATACAACAAGAATTATCGTTGTGAGGAATCAATGA
- a CDS encoding PilW family protein: MSDREKGFTLIEVIVTLFILMVALAIGYYTFVRVLKLSFYHSSTTKSQINTLMGTTLLRYDCEMAGYGLTQSIPNTVDSSNYNEAVSSPAKTYNVAPGVPWPYQIGTYNNASYLVIRSCLANINSASKKWSIMYYDGSSWQIQGYTDQLAWPAAESDYHFRPGSDDNDYVIILNKRDLYAKSSGLYYFKLSTLPSNANIPPSDYTYIVYGVSPDTTLRMPFNRVDYFLDNTNLPKFCEPSTYELYRTTINQANGGMNKQPLLDCVAKFQVAIKSNGQWFTSKNPFGSVIDSQNTQEVRIFIIQQSGKFNPEYTNANTINLGDTDTGTLSSFTPAGNQVHYQWKTIKLSIVPRNLVQ; encoded by the coding sequence ATGAGTGATCGCGAAAAGGGTTTTACTCTAATAGAAGTCATTGTTACACTGTTTATACTAATGGTAGCTTTGGCTATAGGATATTATACTTTTGTAAGGGTTTTAAAACTCTCATTTTACCATTCAAGCACAACAAAATCACAAATAAACACGCTTATGGGTACGACTTTATTAAGGTACGATTGCGAGATGGCTGGCTACGGATTAACCCAAAGCATACCAAATACTGTAGACTCAAGCAATTATAATGAGGCAGTCTCTTCTCCAGCAAAAACTTACAATGTGGCACCAGGTGTGCCATGGCCGTACCAAATTGGCACATACAACAATGCCTCATATTTAGTCATACGTTCTTGCTTAGCAAACATAAATAGCGCTTCTAAAAAATGGAGCATAATGTACTATGATGGTTCTAGTTGGCAGATTCAAGGATACACTGATCAATTAGCCTGGCCAGCTGCTGAATCTGATTATCACTTTAGGCCAGGTTCAGACGACAATGATTACGTTATAATACTAAATAAGCGTGACTTATACGCAAAATCAAGTGGGCTTTACTACTTTAAATTAAGTACACTGCCCTCAAACGCCAATATACCACCATCGGATTATACATATATAGTCTATGGTGTAAGCCCAGATACTACACTACGCATGCCATTTAACCGTGTAGATTATTTTTTGGATAATACGAATTTGCCAAAGTTTTGCGAGCCTTCTACATACGAGTTATACAGGACTACAATTAATCAAGCAAACGGCGGAATGAATAAACAACCGCTTTTAGATTGCGTCGCAAAATTTCAAGTTGCCATTAAAAGCAATGGACAATGGTTTACAAGTAAAAATCCCTTTGGCAGTGTTATTGATTCTCAAAATACCCAAGAGGTAAGAATTTTTATAATCCAGCAGTCTGGCAAATTTAATCCAGAATACACTAATGCAAATACAATTAATTTAGGCGATACCGATACAGGTACCTTAAGCTCTTTTACGCCAGCTGGTAATCAAGTGCACTACCAGTGGAAGACAATAAAATTATCAATTGTACCAAGGAATTTAGTGCAATGA
- the speD gene encoding adenosylmethionine decarboxylase → MKALGRHILAEYFSCDKGILNDAMALEKFLNGAARAANATVISSSFRTFQPFGVSGIVIIAESHLAIHTWPEYGYAAIDFFTCGDSADPWKAHEYLKNLLKPLYTKEQEVLRGVLDLEHFTYKAQCNLAVEQ, encoded by the coding sequence GTGAAGGCACTCGGGAGGCATATTTTAGCGGAGTACTTTAGCTGTGATAAGGGCATCTTAAATGATGCAATGGCTTTGGAAAAATTCTTAAATGGTGCAGCAAGAGCTGCAAATGCTACTGTAATTTCTTCTTCTTTTCGTACCTTCCAACCTTTTGGCGTAAGCGGTATTGTTATAATAGCTGAATCTCATTTGGCTATTCACACATGGCCGGAGTATGGCTATGCGGCGATAGATTTTTTTACATGCGGGGATTCTGCAGATCCATGGAAAGCACACGAGTACCTTAAAAATTTGCTCAAACCACTATACACTAAAGAGCAAGAGGTGTTGCGAGGTGTGCTTGATTTAGAACATTTTACATATAAAGCTCAATGTAATTTGGCGGTAGAGCAATGA
- a CDS encoding pyruvoyl-dependent arginine decarboxylase, giving the protein MNNIFLTAPNIYKLSSSSAEGLTLLNAFDVALLESGIGNTNLVKMSSILPPNCEYQDNIKLPLGSLVPVAYASIVSKKEGQKISAAVACAIPKDKTKNGLIMEYEDYDISKIEAERVVIEMAKWGMEKRDYEIGKIVSISAEHIVERNGCAFACVVLWWK; this is encoded by the coding sequence ATGAATAATATCTTTCTAACTGCGCCGAATATCTATAAACTTTCATCGTCAAGTGCTGAAGGGTTAACATTGCTTAACGCATTCGATGTAGCTTTGCTCGAAAGTGGCATAGGTAATACAAACCTTGTTAAAATGAGCTCAATTTTGCCACCAAACTGCGAATACCAAGACAACATCAAATTACCACTTGGATCATTGGTACCTGTGGCGTATGCATCGATTGTTTCTAAAAAAGAAGGCCAGAAGATCTCTGCTGCTGTAGCTTGTGCTATACCTAAAGATAAAACAAAAAATGGCCTCATAATGGAATACGAAGATTATGATATTTCAAAAATTGAAGCTGAGAGAGTGGTTATTGAAATGGCAAAATGGGGTATGGAAAAGCGTGACTATGAAATTGGAAAAATCGTAAGTATTTCTGCTGAACACATTGTAGAAAGAAACGGTTGTGCCTTTGCCTGTGTTGTGTTATGGTGGAAATGA
- the speB gene encoding agmatinase → MKYYCATSSYEKSNIVLVGVPYDGTSSFRPGSRFAPNAIRENSDGIESYSPYFDKDLREKKICDMGDIPLPFGDKELVLDIVEKFSFKLIKNKKKLLSIGGEHLISFPLIKTFSKKYENLAVVHLDAHSDLIDSYRSEKLSHASVIRRISEIVGFENVYQLGIRSLNITDLNLPYRKDNLCLFNFDKVQDYVDKISSKPVYLTIDLDVLDPSIFPGTGTPEPGGVTYKELIDCLKKISVLNIVGCDVVELSPQYDVSGVSSIVAASVVREVLCLL, encoded by the coding sequence ATGAAATACTACTGCGCTACTTCAAGTTATGAAAAATCAAATATAGTTTTAGTGGGTGTGCCATATGATGGCACATCCAGTTTTAGGCCAGGATCACGATTTGCTCCAAATGCTATTAGAGAAAATTCTGACGGAATTGAGTCTTATTCACCTTATTTTGATAAGGATTTAAGAGAAAAAAAGATATGCGATATGGGCGATATACCTTTGCCATTTGGGGATAAAGAGCTTGTTTTGGATATTGTAGAAAAATTTTCTTTTAAGCTAATTAAAAATAAAAAAAAGCTTTTGTCAATTGGCGGGGAGCATTTAATTAGTTTTCCTCTGATTAAAACATTTAGCAAGAAATACGAAAACCTTGCTGTTGTACACTTAGATGCCCACAGTGATTTGATAGATTCTTATCGTTCAGAAAAACTCTCTCACGCAAGTGTAATTAGACGTATATCTGAAATAGTTGGTTTTGAAAATGTTTATCAACTTGGGATTAGAAGTTTAAATATTACAGATTTAAACCTTCCATATAGAAAAGACAATCTATGCTTGTTTAATTTTGACAAAGTCCAAGATTATGTTGATAAAATTAGCAGTAAACCCGTTTATCTTACTATAGATTTAGATGTTTTAGACCCTTCGATTTTTCCTGGAACAGGCACGCCAGAGCCAGGTGGCGTTACATACAAAGAACTGATTGATTGTCTGAAAAAAATTAGCGTTTTAAATATAGTAGGATGCGATGTGGTTGAACTATCGCCCCAATATGATGTAAGTGGTGTTTCATCAATTGTTGCAGCAAGTGTAGTAAGGGAAGTTTTGTGTTTGTTATAA
- a CDS encoding pyrimidine 5'-nucleotidase, with product MKTFLIDLDKTLYKPQTGIFEEINKNIKKFMIQHLNLQEQFVENLRVHYVKTYGSTLMGLIKNYNIDPYVFLDFAHSVDLSTINPNSIIKEKLRSIKGRKIIFTSAPKKHALNVLERLEILDEFNDIFDIIEADFIAKPNKEPYIKVTQKFPSRLYTMIDDMEQNLITAKLFKFKTILINKNKSTQVDLCVESFEEIPVELL from the coding sequence ATGAAGACATTTTTGATAGATTTAGACAAAACACTTTATAAACCTCAAACAGGTATATTTGAAGAGATAAACAAAAATATAAAAAAATTTATGATACAGCATTTAAACCTTCAAGAGCAATTTGTAGAAAACTTAAGGGTACATTATGTTAAAACTTACGGCTCAACGCTTATGGGCTTAATAAAAAACTACAATATTGACCCATATGTTTTCTTAGATTTTGCGCATAGTGTAGATTTATCAACCATTAATCCAAACAGCATTATAAAAGAAAAGCTAAGGTCAATAAAAGGCAGAAAAATTATTTTTACCAGCGCGCCCAAAAAACATGCCTTAAATGTACTTGAGCGTTTAGAAATTTTAGATGAATTTAACGATATATTCGATATTATTGAAGCAGACTTTATTGCCAAACCAAACAAAGAACCCTATATAAAGGTAACACAAAAATTCCCATCGAGACTTTACACAATGATTGACGATATGGAACAAAATTTAATTACAGCGAAATTGTTCAAATTTAAAACAATACTTATTAATAAGAACAAATCTACTCAGGTGGATTTGTGTGTTGAAAGCTTTGAAGAAATACCTGTAGAGCTTTTATAA
- a CDS encoding glycosyltransferase: MSGSKGFFYLLEAFKIACKDKDFFKKAHLIATGQNDIKKFKAKASKLHIEDKIISFEKRNDLEKFYKSADCFAYPSLYDSAGFVIEEALACSLPVIASKFAGYSKLVKKAKTRVVIDPTDINKFSEVLLDFFYKSKEELNKLPCNASNFMIKLNSIKDEDIFDRFRQNTL; this comes from the coding sequence ATTTCTGGCTCAAAAGGGTTTTTTTATTTGCTAGAGGCTTTTAAAATCGCATGCAAAGATAAAGATTTTTTTAAAAAAGCGCATTTAATAGCAACAGGACAAAACGATATTAAAAAATTTAAAGCTAAAGCAAGTAAACTACACATAGAAGACAAAATAATTTCTTTTGAAAAAAGAAACGATTTAGAAAAATTTTATAAATCAGCTGACTGCTTTGCTTATCCAAGTCTATACGATAGTGCGGGCTTTGTAATAGAAGAAGCCCTTGCCTGTAGTTTGCCAGTTATTGCAAGTAAATTTGCTGGCTACAGCAAACTTGTAAAAAAAGCAAAAACCAGAGTTGTAATTGACCCAACAGATATTAATAAATTTTCGGAAGTTTTATTGGATTTCTTCTATAAAAGTAAAGAAGAGTTAAATAAGCTTCCTTGCAATGCGTCTAACTTTATGATAAAATTAAACAGTATTAAAGATGAAGACATTTTTGATAGATTTAGACAAAACACTTTATAA
- the surE gene encoding 5'/3'-nucleotidase SurE, producing MRILLTNDDGFFSEGIRDLREYLLKNNEVFVVTTDRNRSSSSHSLTLHRPLRLRKIEENTYAIDGTPADSVLMAIRYLYKDNLPDLVISGVNDGANLGEDVIYSGTVAAAFEARLLGIKSFAVSLACIDEEQKHFESAFFYTGKIIGLINTLNLPDSTILNVNVPNKQIEQIKGIVFTRQGSRIYQENIIKRQDPRRNSYFWIGGHLIKTNDSKNTDFWALENNYVSVTPIKADLTDYTLLEKLTSTNQNF from the coding sequence ATGAGAATTTTGCTTACGAACGATGACGGTTTTTTTTCTGAAGGTATAAGAGATTTAAGAGAATATCTACTAAAAAATAACGAAGTATTTGTAGTAACGACTGATAGGAATAGAAGCAGCTCAAGCCACTCTCTTACACTGCATAGGCCCTTAAGGCTTAGAAAAATAGAAGAAAATACCTATGCTATTGATGGCACACCAGCAGATAGTGTTTTAATGGCAATTAGGTATTTGTATAAAGATAATTTACCAGATTTAGTTATATCAGGTGTAAATGACGGTGCTAACTTAGGTGAAGATGTAATATATTCTGGCACTGTTGCAGCTGCTTTTGAGGCAAGATTGCTTGGTATAAAATCCTTTGCTGTCAGTCTTGCGTGTATCGATGAGGAGCAAAAACACTTTGAAAGCGCTTTTTTTTATACCGGAAAAATTATAGGATTAATAAATACTCTAAATTTACCAGATAGTACAATTTTAAATGTTAATGTGCCAAATAAACAAATTGAGCAAATTAAAGGCATAGTGTTTACAAGGCAAGGATCGCGTATATATCAAGAAAACATAATAAAGCGTCAGGATCCAAGGAGAAATTCATATTTCTGGATAGGCGGCCACTTAATTAAAACAAACGATTCGAAAAACACTGATTTTTGGGCACTTGAAAATAATTACGTATCTGTTACGCCAATAAAAGCAGATTTAACCGACTATACCTTGCTAGAAAAACTCACATCAACTAATCAAAATTTTTGA
- a CDS encoding CBS and ACT domain-containing protein, which yields MLVRDFMTKNVITAQVEEKVSNAITKMKENNIKHLPIIDKDKIFGIISIKEIEEYSPSKATSLDIFELHYLLSKITLKEIARRDVITITPDIPIEEAGAIMYKNRIGSLPVLENDKLVGIISDRDIFKLLISITAAQSKGVRIYTQISDAAGTIAEIVNIISKFDTKVHAIFTCYEKAPAGKRNVVIRTTDIANINGLEKELKEKYDSVLIQKF from the coding sequence ATGCTGGTAAGAGATTTTATGACAAAAAATGTAATAACCGCACAGGTAGAGGAAAAGGTTAGTAATGCTATTACGAAAATGAAAGAAAACAACATTAAACATTTACCCATTATTGATAAAGATAAGATTTTTGGCATTATTTCTATAAAAGAAATAGAAGAATATTCACCATCAAAAGCAACATCGTTAGATATTTTTGAATTACATTATTTATTATCTAAAATAACTCTAAAGGAAATTGCAAGGCGTGATGTTATAACAATAACGCCAGACATTCCGATTGAAGAAGCTGGTGCTATAATGTATAAAAATAGGATTGGTTCTTTACCCGTTTTGGAAAACGACAAATTGGTAGGCATAATCTCGGATAGAGATATTTTTAAACTCCTGATCTCTATAACAGCGGCTCAATCAAAAGGCGTAAGGATATATACACAAATCTCAGATGCTGCGGGTACCATTGCAGAGATTGTAAATATTATAAGCAAGTTTGATACAAAAGTGCACGCTATTTTTACATGTTACGAAAAAGCACCAGCAGGAAAAAGAAACGTCGTAATAAGAACAACAGACATAGCAAATATAAATGGCTTGGAAAAAGAATTAAAAGAAAAATATGACTCTGTTTTGATTCAAAAATTTTGA
- a CDS encoding redoxin domain-containing protein translates to MGCIFLHSADYTSVCTTEFIAFNKEYFEFQKRNCEILGLSIYSHISWIMNIEEKANKKIQFAVIGDPMGKVASLYGILHPKASGSKNGKISVFLLIQMRLSGQFFTNPLTNRRNI, encoded by the coding sequence ATGGGTTGTATTTTCTTACACTCAGCTGATTATACATCGGTTTGTACTACAGAATTTATTGCATTTAATAAAGAATACTTTGAGTTTCAAAAAAGAAACTGCGAAATATTAGGCCTTTCTATTTATTCTCACATTTCATGGATTATGAACATCGAAGAAAAAGCTAATAAGAAAATACAATTTGCGGTTATAGGTGATCCTATGGGTAAAGTAGCCTCACTTTATGGTATACTGCACCCAAAAGCAAGCGGATCCAAAAACGGTAAGATCAGTGTTTTTTTATTGATCCAAATGAGATTATCAGGGCAATTCTTTACTAATCCTTTAACAAACAGAAGAAACATCTAA
- the xerA gene encoding site-specific tyrosine recombinase/integron integrase: MDVLNSFLDYLQNTYQSKQTIKSYFLDVSQFIEYKKTYEVNEQDINAYILFLSKSKKSPSTIKRKLSALSVFYDYLKKSGVYNFNFDSIVRPKSSKPLPKFLDIDETITLIENIQSLRDKSIIFLLYASALRVSELVNLNIEDINFSNNTIFITRKGNKQMSVPTSPKALKTLKDYLGDRKNGPVFLNKYNKRLTSRSIENIVKKYAKNSLLKDISPHTLRHSRATHLLNNGMDLRILQRFLGHSSILATQVYTHLSLQDLVKAYDAFHPLSKKD, encoded by the coding sequence ATGGATGTATTGAATAGTTTTTTAGATTATTTGCAAAACACTTATCAATCAAAGCAAACTATAAAATCATACTTTTTGGATGTATCGCAATTTATTGAGTATAAAAAAACATATGAAGTTAACGAGCAAGATATTAACGCCTACATTTTATTTTTAAGCAAAAGCAAAAAAAGCCCTTCAACTATAAAACGCAAGCTTTCAGCATTGAGTGTATTTTATGATTACTTAAAAAAAAGTGGCGTATACAATTTTAACTTCGATTCCATTGTAAGGCCAAAATCATCCAAACCTTTGCCAAAATTTTTAGACATAGATGAAACAATCACTCTTATAGAAAATATTCAATCTTTACGAGATAAGTCAATTATTTTTTTATTATATGCAAGTGCACTAAGGGTCTCCGAACTGGTAAATTTAAACATAGAAGATATAAATTTTTCAAACAATACAATTTTTATTACAAGGAAAGGTAACAAACAAATGAGTGTGCCAACAAGCCCAAAAGCCCTAAAAACCCTAAAGGACTATCTAGGAGATAGAAAAAATGGGCCTGTTTTCTTAAATAAATACAATAAACGACTAACTAGCCGATCGATAGAAAATATAGTAAAAAAATACGCTAAAAATTCACTTCTAAAAGATATCTCGCCGCACACTCTAAGGCATTCCCGTGCTACGCACCTTTTAAATAATGGAATGGATTTAAGGATCCTGCAGCGCTTTTTGGGCCATTCGTCTATACTTGCAACACAGGTATATACGCACCTATCGCTGCAGGATTTAGTCAAAGCCTACGATGCATTTCACCCTTTAAGCAAAAAGGATTGA
- the rfaE2 gene encoding D-glycero-beta-D-manno-heptose 1-phosphate adenylyltransferase: MDKIKVFSQIKEIADSLKAQNKKIVFTNGCFDIIHAGHVDYLKKARQLGDALIVGLNSDNSVKSIKGEKRPINNQNDRASVLSAFYFVDYIVIFEQNTPYELIELIKPDILVKGSDWQNKSIVGADIVKKAGGKVALIDYLKGKSTTNIIKKILKTHGCIE, from the coding sequence ATGGACAAAATAAAAGTATTTTCACAAATCAAAGAAATAGCGGATTCTCTAAAAGCTCAAAACAAAAAAATAGTTTTTACAAACGGCTGTTTTGATATAATTCACGCAGGCCATGTTGATTACTTAAAAAAAGCTAGACAGTTAGGCGATGCATTAATTGTGGGACTAAACTCTGATAATTCAGTAAAGTCCATTAAAGGCGAAAAAAGGCCAATAAATAATCAAAATGATAGGGCATCTGTTTTAAGTGCATTTTATTTTGTTGACTATATAGTTATTTTTGAGCAAAATACGCCCTATGAACTAATAGAATTAATTAAACCAGATATCTTGGTAAAAGGCTCAGACTGGCAAAATAAAAGCATAGTGGGTGCAGATATCGTAAAAAAGGCTGGCGGCAAGGTAGCACTAATCGATTATTTAAAGGGAAAATCCACAACTAACATTATAAAAAAAATCCTGAAAACCCATGGATGTATTGAATAG
- the gmhA gene encoding D-sedoheptulose 7-phosphate isomerase, with translation MDFKELCEQTAQKFFDLQSKEEEIRKIATVIFNTLKNGNKLLILGNGGSAADAQHMAAELVGRFLKERKALSAIALTTDTSILTSISNDYSFDVIFERQIEALGKNKDVVFGISTSGNSENVYLGLKKAGQLGLTTIGLLGKNGGKIKDIAEISLIVDSDYTPTIQELHIFIIHNICKIIEDLWTK, from the coding sequence ATGGACTTTAAAGAGCTCTGCGAACAAACCGCACAAAAATTTTTTGATTTACAAAGCAAAGAAGAAGAAATTAGAAAAATTGCAACAGTAATATTCAATACACTGAAAAACGGCAACAAGCTATTAATTTTGGGAAACGGTGGTTCTGCTGCAGATGCTCAACATATGGCAGCAGAGCTTGTAGGGCGCTTTTTGAAAGAAAGAAAAGCTTTAAGTGCAATTGCACTAACGACAGATACTTCTATACTTACAAGCATATCTAACGACTACAGCTTTGATGTGATATTTGAGCGCCAAATAGAAGCGCTTGGTAAAAACAAAGATGTAGTTTTTGGTATATCAACTAGCGGCAACTCAGAAAATGTGTATCTGGGTTTAAAAAAAGCTGGACAACTAGGATTAACAACAATAGGCCTTTTAGGCAAAAACGGGGGAAAAATTAAAGATATTGCAGAAATTAGTTTAATAGTTGATTCCGATTATACACCTACAATACAAGAATTGCATATTTTTATTATTCATAATATTTGCAAAATAATAGAGGACTTATGGACAAAATAA
- a CDS encoding acetamidase/formamidase family protein — MASKVVYVSELTNGILDPDSQMLGPVENGGYIIANTAPGCWGPMITPAIRGGHEVTKPVYVEGAKVGDSVVIKIHSIKVTSILTSSGNEKVIEGRFLGDPFVAAKCPKCSTLYPETIIDGIGKDAIKCKVCGESIVPFDFTNGYTIAFDENYTVGVTLNKQAAEIAAKDAKYYMQTPDSSIQNPIVVFAQADIVGLSARLRPFLGQLGATPSIKMPDSHNAGDFGQFLIDAPHEYAIKKDQLAMRTDGHMDINKVREHAVVIAPVKVEGAGIYLGDMHAMQGEGEIAGHTTDVSGITVLQVEVLKNVSIEGPIILPNVEDLPYLAKPFSCEEKESVKNLASVWGIGELEESLPVAFVGSGANINEAVDNALERASKVLKISIPEVKNRATITGAIEIGRLPGTVTATFLVPIDLLKNAGLYNIVAKKYKN; from the coding sequence ATGGCATCTAAAGTAGTTTATGTAAGTGAGCTCACAAATGGGATTTTAGACCCGGACAGCCAAATGCTTGGGCCTGTAGAAAATGGCGGATATATTATCGCAAATACGGCACCAGGGTGCTGGGGACCCATGATAACACCGGCAATTCGTGGAGGGCATGAGGTAACAAAGCCTGTTTACGTAGAAGGTGCAAAAGTAGGTGATAGTGTAGTTATAAAAATTCATTCAATAAAAGTTACTTCAATTCTAACTTCTTCGGGCAATGAAAAAGTTATTGAAGGAAGGTTTCTGGGTGACCCTTTTGTTGCAGCCAAGTGCCCAAAATGTTCTACACTTTATCCAGAAACTATAATAGACGGTATAGGAAAAGATGCTATAAAGTGTAAAGTTTGCGGTGAAAGCATTGTCCCTTTTGATTTCACAAATGGATACACAATAGCCTTTGATGAAAATTACACGGTAGGTGTTACGCTTAACAAGCAAGCTGCAGAAATTGCTGCAAAAGATGCAAAATACTACATGCAAACGCCGGATAGTTCAATACAAAACCCTATTGTTGTATTTGCCCAAGCAGACATTGTAGGCCTTAGTGCTCGCTTAAGACCATTTCTAGGTCAGCTAGGCGCTACACCTTCTATTAAAATGCCAGATTCACATAATGCTGGTGATTTTGGACAATTTTTGATTGACGCACCTCATGAGTATGCAATCAAAAAAGACCAGCTTGCTATGCGCACAGATGGGCACATGGATATAAACAAGGTTAGAGAGCATGCAGTTGTTATTGCGCCGGTTAAAGTTGAAGGGGCTGGCATATATTTAGGCGATATGCATGCCATGCAAGGTGAAGGAGAAATAGCAGGGCATACGACAGATGTTTCTGGTATTACGGTTTTGCAAGTAGAGGTTTTGAAAAACGTATCAATTGAAGGTCCCATTATTTTACCAAACGTTGAAGATCTACCGTATCTGGCTAAGCCTTTCTCATGTGAAGAAAAGGAATCGGTAAAAAATTTAGCTTCTGTTTGGGGGATTGGAGAGCTTGAAGAATCCCTACCGGTAGCATTTGTAGGCAGCGGTGCAAATATCAATGAAGCAGTTGATAATGCTTTAGAGAGAGCTTCTAAAGTATTAAAGATATCCATACCAGAAGTTAAAAATAGAGCCACAATTACTGGAGCAATTGAAATAGGAAGGCTACCAGGTACAGTTACAGCCACCTTTTTGGTGCCCATTGATTTGTTAAAAAATGCAGGCTTATATAATATTGTTGCTAAAAAATACAAAAACTAG